One region of Terriglobia bacterium genomic DNA includes:
- a CDS encoding abortive infection family protein, which translates to MRGRESHGTLVPMSTSDRILPPLKMTVADAKAKIEAQIAEGEQLRTSVVEHTWDARNAFEADKKVWTDYTAGLLSTIFDSDEPTMQFRSEAGAGINSGNIYDFIRSDRDAIRRGITLLRSLAKRLNLIPQSSIRQTIPVPVIAVVAGVISGFYTHAQIDRLMRQAGIPGEVPVGNKVDKTREWLQRANTSMPDPRAALGTVLTEFMEVDAPGASTDDQTMVRLRVHNVLKKCGLTYRTGGQVVRTETGPASRALQDIIRSHDLPNIEAEFERILSNVEKDPPAAVTAASALLEALFQQYITDKELEMPCDKSIKPLWNVVRKDLHLDPAGVGDEDLRKILSGMASIVDGVGSLRTHKGSAHGQSARGYKLKPRHARLAVHAASTLATFIIETWDERRT; encoded by the coding sequence GTGCGAGGCCGCGAATCGCATGGTACGCTCGTGCCGATGAGCACATCTGATCGCATACTCCCGCCGCTGAAGATGACCGTCGCTGATGCGAAGGCGAAGATCGAAGCGCAGATCGCGGAGGGCGAGCAATTGCGTACGAGCGTTGTAGAGCACACATGGGACGCTCGGAATGCATTCGAGGCGGACAAGAAGGTTTGGACGGACTACACAGCCGGATTGCTATCTACGATCTTCGACTCCGATGAGCCGACAATGCAATTCCGCAGCGAAGCGGGTGCGGGCATCAACTCCGGTAACATCTATGACTTTATCCGCAGCGACCGCGATGCCATCCGCCGCGGCATCACGCTTCTCCGCTCCCTTGCGAAACGCCTGAACCTGATCCCGCAGTCATCCATAAGACAAACGATCCCCGTTCCAGTGATCGCGGTCGTTGCCGGCGTGATCAGTGGGTTCTACACCCATGCGCAGATCGACCGGCTCATGCGACAGGCGGGCATTCCAGGCGAAGTACCAGTTGGCAACAAGGTCGATAAGACGCGCGAGTGGCTGCAACGCGCCAATACGTCAATGCCCGATCCGCGGGCCGCGCTTGGCACCGTGCTGACGGAATTCATGGAAGTAGACGCACCGGGCGCATCGACGGACGATCAAACAATGGTGCGCCTCCGCGTTCATAACGTGCTGAAGAAGTGCGGATTGACGTATAGGACGGGCGGTCAGGTGGTGCGCACGGAGACCGGCCCTGCGAGCCGCGCCTTGCAGGACATCATCCGTTCCCACGATCTTCCGAACATCGAGGCCGAATTCGAGAGAATTCTCAGCAACGTCGAGAAGGACCCTCCAGCGGCAGTTACGGCGGCGTCGGCTCTACTGGAGGCGCTGTTTCAGCAGTACATCACCGACAAAGAGCTTGAGATGCCGTGCGACAAATCAATCAAGCCGCTCTGGAACGTCGTCCGCAAAGACTTGCATCTCGATCCTGCGGGTGTCGGCGACGAAGACTTACGTAAGATTCTCAGCGGGATGGCGTCGATTGTGGATGGCGTCGGCTCACTGCGGACGCACAAGGGATCGGCGCACGGTCAGAGCGCCAGGGGATACAAGCTGAAGCCGCGACATGCACGACTTGCGGTACACGCGGCATCGACGCTGGCCACGTTCATCATTGAGACATGGGACGAACGGAGAACCTAA